In Aquincola tertiaricarbonis, the genomic stretch GTTGACGGTCATGGTGTTGACCAGGTGCTGCAACTCCTCGCTGCCGCGCTCGAAGCGCAGCGCCATGAAGTAGCTGCGGAAGTCGTCGGCCCCGGTGGCGGCCATGCGCTCGATCAGCCGCTTGTCGACGAAGTAGCGCTTGCTGTCGTCGAAGTGGATGCCGGTCTTGCGATAGAAGTAGTCGCGGAACTTGGCGAAGTCCGCGTCGGTGATCTGCCGGCTGTCGGCGGCGGCCAGGCTTTTCATTCAATGGGCCTCGACGCGTTGCAGCGCCATGTCGGTGGCAAAGGCGATGAAGGGATCGCCGCTGAATCGCCGGGCGGCGGCGCGCAGCGCGTCGGCATGCTCGGGGCCCCCCACCTCGGCCAGCACCTCGATGGCGGCGGCCACCACGTTGACGGCCGCATCGTGTTGCAGCACCTGCAGCAGCCAGTGCACGGTGCGCTCGTGCTTCAGCTCGGCCAGCATGTTGACGGTGAAGATGCGCACGTCGCTGTCCTCGTCCTGCAGCAGCGCGCCGATGCGCGGGCCCACCAGCGCGGGCATGGTGGCCAGCGCCGCGATGGCGCCATTGCGCAGCTGGGCGTCGTCGCTGCGCAGCAGCGGCAGCAGCGCGGCCACCGCGGCGTCGCCGGGCATGCCGGCCAGCGTGTGCAGGATGGCTTCGCGCACCCGCGGGCTGGGCTCGTCCAGCAGCCGCTCGCCCAGCAGCGGCGCGGCCTGTGCGTGGCCGGCCAGATCGCGCGCGGCCCAGCGGCGCTGGTCCACGTCGCCTTCGCGCAGCTGGGCCATCAGGCCGCCGAGGTCACGCGGGTACTCGCGCTGCACCACGTGGCGCAGCGGTTCGTGGGTGGCCGGCTTTTTCAGTCCCATGGCGTGCAAGCCTTCCTGTGTTCAGTGCTTGGCCGGTGCCCACAGCAGCAGCTGCCGGGCGACGGCATGGCTGTCGAGCACCAGGGTGGCGCCGTCGGCGGCGATGAGTTCCTGCGGCATGCCGAAGACGACGGCGCTGCGTTCCGATTCGGCGATGGTGCGGCCGCCGCCGCGCTTGAGCGCGGCCATGGCACGTGCGCCGTCGTTGCCCATGCCGGTGAGCTGCACGCCGATCAGCTGCGCCGCCGGCAGGTGCTGCAGCGCGCTGTCCACCATCACGTCCACCGACGGGTGCCAGGGATGGCCCGGCGTCTCGGCCCGCGGCTTGACGGTGAGCCGGCCCAGGTACTCGGACACCACCATGTCGGTGCCGCCCTGGGCGATGTAGATGTGGCCGGCTTCCAGCGGCAGCGGCTGGCTGCATTCGCGCACGCGCAGCGCGCACAGGCTGTCCATGCGCCGCGCGAAGGCGGTGGTGAAGTTGGCCGGCATGTGCTGGGCCACCAGCACCGGCCACGGGAAGCTGGCCGGCAGCGCGGGCAGGATGTCTTCCAGCGTGCGCGGCCCGCCGGTGGACACGCCGATGAGCACCAGCCCCTCGGGCTTGCCCACCCGGGCCTGCGGCGCCACCGCCGGGCGGGCCGGTGCTCGGGCCGATGCCGCCGGCAGCGGGCCGTCGTTGGGCACCGGGCGGTAGCGCAGCTTGGCGCGGCTGGCGGCGCGCACCTTGTGCAGCAGCTGGTCGGCCACGTCGTCCACGCTCAGCGAGATGGTGCCGCCGGGCTTGGGGATGTAGTCCACCGCGCCCAGGGCCAGCGCCTCGAAGGTGACGCGTGCGCCCTGTTCGGTGAGCGAGCTGAGCATGATCACCGGCGTCGGCCGCGCCTGCATGATCAGGCTCAGCGCGGTGATGCCGTCCATCTCGGGCATGTTCACGTCCAGCGTCACCACGTCGGGCTGCCAGTCGGTCACCCGCTCGATGCCTTCGGCCCCGTTGCGCGCGGTGTCCACGTCGTAGCCGGCACTGCTGAGCACGTTGGACACCAGCCGGCGCATCAGCGCCGAATCGTCCACCACCAACACCTTGGGCACTGCAGCACTCCGTTCACGCCGCCAGCGGCAGCGGGCGGGGCTCGGCCGCCGCGTCGGGCTGGGCCATCGCCGTCACCGCCTGCGCCTCGTTGGCCAGCAGCAACTGGGTGGGGTCGATCAGCATCACCAGGCGGGCGCCGCCGTCCAGCTTGGCCACGCGGTGGATCACGCGCCGCTGCTGGGCCGAGAGGTCGGGCGCCTGCTCGATGTGCTGGCGGCAGATGCGCAGCACCTCGGCCACCGAGTCGACGATGAAGCCGGTGCGCATGCCGCCGAAGTTGAAGACCATGATGCGCTGGCCTTCGTTGCGTTCGATGCTGCCCAGGCCCAGCCGCGCGCGCTGGTCGATCACCGGCAGCACGATGCCGCGCAGGTTGATCACGCCCTCGACGAAGGGCGGCGTGTGCGGCACGCGGGTCAGCACCTCGGGCACGCGCACGATCTCCTGCACGCTCATGATGGGCACGCCGAATTCTTCGGCGCCCAAGCGGAAGATGACGACCTGGGTGTCGTCGTCGATGGGGGTGTCCCGCGTCATGCCGGGCTCCTCGGGGGTGGAAAGGGAAGGGGTTTGCGCGGCGGCGTCCAGCGCCTCGCGCATGGCGTCCAGGCCCAGCAGCCGCTCGACCGAGATCACCGCCACCAGGCGCTTGCCGTCGTCCAGGCGGCAGATGCGCTCGAACTCCTGCAGCCGGGCATTGCCGGCCAGCACCGCGGGCACCGGCTCGGCCTCGGTGTGCTGCAGCGTCAGCACTTCCTTGACCGCATCGGTGAGCAGGCCCACCTGGCCGCCGCCCGGCACCGCCACCACCACGATGCGGTGGCTCTCGTCGGCGTCCAGCGTGGGCAGGCCGAACAGGCTGCGCAGGCTCACCAGCGGCAGCAGCCGCTCGCGCAGCGAGATCAGGCCCAGCACATGGTGGGCGGTGTTGGGCACGCCGGTGATGTGCTCGGGCACCTGCACGATCTCGCGCACCTCGGCGATGTCGATGCCGTATTCCTGGCCCGCCACGGTGAAACTGACCAGGCGCAGCTCGTCGGCGCCTTCGGCGGCCTTGTCGGCGGCTTCTTCGCGGAAGGCCCGCTCACCGCCGCCCAGGCTGCCCGTGGTGGCGCGCTGCAGCGCCGAGAACTGGTCTTCCACCAGGCGCTGGAAGTCCAGGATGGGCATCAGCTGGCGGCGGCCGTCGGCGCCGCTGCGGTTGATGACGCCGCTGAGGTACTCGGCCTGCACGATGCTCTGCACCTGGCTGGCCTGCTCGATCTCGGCGCGGTCGACGTTGACCACGCTGGCCACGCGGTCCACCACGAAGCCCAGCGGCTGGCCCAGGTTGATGACCAGCGCGCGGGTGGCGTCGTCGTGCGCGCGGTCGCCGGTGTGCAGCACCCGCCGCAGGTTGACGATGGGCAGCACCCGGCCGCGCAGGTTGGCCAGGCCGTCCAGCGCGGCGGGCGCCAGCGGCAGGCGGGCCACGTCGGGCACGCGGATGATTTCCTGCACCGGGGCCATCGGCACCGCGAACATCTGGTCGGCGATGCTGAAGGTGACGAACTGCTGGTCGGTGGCGGGCAGGCCGTCGGCCGCATCGGGATCCGTAGTGGCGGGTGCGCCGTTGGAAGGGGCGTGGTTCACAGCCTCGCTCCGGGCTCAGTTGCTCTGCAGCTCGTCGGCCAGCGAGGCGATCTCCTCGATCGCCGACGACAGCTCCTCGGTGCCCTGGCTCTGCTGCCGCGCCGCGGCGGCGGCCTGCTCGGCCGACTTCTCGGCCTGGGTGGCGGCGGCGCTCACCTGGTCGACGCCGGCCTTGACCTGGCCCAGCGCCACCACGATCTCCTGCGCGGAGTTCTGCGCCTCGGCGTTGCCCTTGACGATGGCGGCCACGTCGTCCTGCATGGTCAGCAGGTTGGCGGTGATCGCACGGGCCTTCTCCACTTCCAGCAGCGCCGCGCCCATGATCTCGGACAGGTCGCGGCCCACCGCGCCGATCTGGTCCTGGATGCCCTTGACCAGGTCCTTGATGCGCTCGGCGTTCTCGGCCGAGTCGTGGGCCAGGTTGCGGATGTCGGTGGCCACCACCACGAAGCCCTTGCCGTACTCGCCGGCGCGGGCGGCTTCGATGTTGCCGTTGACCGCCAGCATGTTGGTCTGGATGCTCACCTGGGTGATGGCGTCGACGATCTTGTCGATGCGCCGGCTCACCAGCTCCAGCTCCTTGATCTGCTGGGCGCTGGCGCGGGTGCTGTCCACACCGGTGGAGATGCTGGTGATCAGGCGGTCGATGTTGGTCTTGTTGTCGTCCATCAGGCCGCGGATGGCGCTGGCCTTCTCCAGCCCGACGCTGGCGCGCTGCTCGGCCAGCTGCGCGCCCTTCTCGATCTGCGAGATGGCGGCTGCCGACTGCGCGGTGGCCGCGGCCTGGGTCTGCGCGCCTTTGCGGATCTGGTCCAGCGCCACCATGATCTGGCTGGCCGAGCGGTTGATCTCCTGCACCGCGCTCGACAGCTCCTCGGCCGAGCTGGCCACTTCCTCGGCGCTCTTGCTGATGTTGGTGCTGTTCTTCAGCTCGTCGGCAATCTCGCTCAGGCTGTGCGCGGTCTGCTCGCATTCCTGCAGCGCCATGCTCTGTTCCTGCACCGTCTTGGCCGCCTCTTCCGAGGCCGACGACTGCTCGGCCGCGGCCGAGGCGATCTGCTCGGCGCCCTTGAGCGCCTGCTGCGAAGCGGTGGCCGACTGCTGCGCGGCGCTGGCGATCTCCACCGCGCCGGCCACGATCTCGGCCGCCTCGACACGGATCTGCTCGAGCTGGCGCAGGATGACGTCGCTCTTCTCGACCTCGCTCTGGATGCTGTCGGCGGTCTCGTTGATGCCGGTGGCGATGGTCTTGACCTCGCCCTGGATCTGGCCCACCAGGCTCTGGATCTGCTTGGCGCTCTTCTCGCTGGTCTCGGCCAGCGTGCGCACCTCGTCGGCCACCACGGCAAAGCCCTTGCCATGCTGGCCGGCGCGGGCGGCCTCGATGGCGGCATTGAGTGCCAGCAGGTTGGTCTGGTCGGCGATGCGGGCCACCGCCTTGACGATGTCGCCGATGTTGGCGGCCTGGCGTTCCAGCTCGGCCACCATCTTCACGCTCTCGGCCTGGCGGCGCGCCGCCTGGGTGACGTTGGTCACCGTGGCCTGCACCTCCAGGTTGATGCGGGCCACCAGCGCCTGGCCGTTCTCGGCCTTGGTCTGCGCCACGTTGGCGGCGCTGAGCTGGCGGGTGATGGCGCCCGACACCTGGGTGATGGCGGCCAGCGACTGCTGGGCGGCACCGGCGGCCTCTTCGGCGCCGGAGGCGATCTGGTCGGCTGCGCGCTTGAGTTCTTCGGCCGCGCTGGCGGCTTCGTTGATGCCGGCCGCCATCTGGCTGGAGGCGGCGGCCACGCGCTCGGCGGCCTGCTGCTGCTTGGCCAGCGTACGGGCCCGCTTGCGGTTGGCTTCGGCGTCACGCGCCACGGTCTTGGAAATGCCCTTGGCCACCAGGGCGGGCGGAACGGGCGCGGTGGCTTCGCGGGACTTCATGACGAGCGACATTGACGACTCCGGTGGGTCTGCTTGGTTGGAGATGACCGACTGGAGTAACGGCGCTGCCGTCAGGGACTTGATCAGGGTAAGTCAGTATTGCGTGCTTGTTATCACAAGCGATCAGACATGATCGATAGGGTCATCTGCGCCTGCAGCCGGTGGTAGTCGTCCGGCACACCCATGTCGATGAAGCCGCCCGCCAGCGCAGCCGCCCGCAGCGCACCGCGCGCAGCCAGCGCCGGCAGCCAGTCGGCCTCCAGCGAGAAGCTGGCGACCGCTGGCGCCAGCGCCAGCGCGCCTGCGCCCACCCGGTACAGGCCGGCATTGATGCAGCCCGGTCCGCCGCCGCCTTTTTCGGTGAAGCCGATCACCCGGCCGTCGGCGGCCACCGCCACGCCGCCGAAGCGGCTGCGGTCGGCCACCTGCACCGTGGCCAGGCGCAGCCACTCGCCCGGCTGCAGCGGCGCCTGCATCGGCGCCAGCGGGCCGTCCAGCAGCGTGTCGCCGTTGGTCACCAGCGCCTCGGCCAGGCCCAGCTGGGCCATGGCATGGCGCACCGCGCCGCCGGTGCCCAGCGGCTGCAGCTCCACCACGCAGCGCAGGCGCAGGCCGTCCGTGGGGCCGTGCGGCTGCGCGCCCGCCTGCTCGCACCAGCGCAGCACCGCCTCATGCAGGTGGCCCAGCGACAGCACCACGTCGGTGATGCCGGCCCGCCGCAGCGCCCGCAGCTGCCAGTGCAGGAAGGGCTGACCCGCCACTGGCGCCAGGCACTTGGGCAGGTGCGGCACCTCGCCGGCCAGCCGGGTGCCGCGGCCGCCGGCCAGCACGATGCAGGCGCTCATGGGCGCTCAGTGGCGTTCAGCGGCCGCCGCCGCCTGCTCAGGGAACATGCGCAGCTCCACCTCGGCGCACAGCAGGTGGCCCAGCGTGATGTGCGCCTCCTGGATGCGGGCGGTGTGGCGCGAAGGCACCCGCAGCAGCGTCTGCACCCGGCCTTCCAGCTCACCGCCCAGGCCGCACAGCGCCACCGCATGCACGCCCAGCGCCGGGCAGGCGTCGAAGGCGGCCAGCACGTTGGGCGAGCGGCCCGAGGTGGTGATGCCCACGAACACGTCGCCCGGCCGCGCCTGCGCCTGCAGCTGGCGGCGGAACAGCTGCTCGTAGCCATAGTCGTTGCCGATGGCGGTGAGCATCGAGGTGTCGGTGGCCAGCGACAGCGCGGGCAGGCCGGGCCGGTCGAAGGCGAAGCGGCTGACGAA encodes the following:
- a CDS encoding HEAT repeat domain-containing protein; translation: MGLKKPATHEPLRHVVQREYPRDLGGLMAQLREGDVDQRRWAARDLAGHAQAAPLLGERLLDEPSPRVREAILHTLAGMPGDAAVAALLPLLRSDDAQLRNGAIAALATMPALVGPRIGALLQDEDSDVRIFTVNMLAELKHERTVHWLLQVLQHDAAVNVVAAAIEVLAEVGGPEHADALRAAARRFSGDPFIAFATDMALQRVEAH
- the cheB gene encoding chemotaxis-specific protein-glutamate methyltransferase CheB; its protein translation is MPKVLVVDDSALMRRLVSNVLSSAGYDVDTARNGAEGIERVTDWQPDVVTLDVNMPEMDGITALSLIMQARPTPVIMLSSLTEQGARVTFEALALGAVDYIPKPGGTISLSVDDVADQLLHKVRAASRAKLRYRPVPNDGPLPAASARAPARPAVAPQARVGKPEGLVLIGVSTGGPRTLEDILPALPASFPWPVLVAQHMPANFTTAFARRMDSLCALRVRECSQPLPLEAGHIYIAQGGTDMVVSEYLGRLTVKPRAETPGHPWHPSVDVMVDSALQHLPAAQLIGVQLTGMGNDGARAMAALKRGGGRTIAESERSAVVFGMPQELIAADGATLVLDSHAVARQLLLWAPAKH
- a CDS encoding chemotaxis protein CheW, which encodes MNHAPSNGAPATTDPDAADGLPATDQQFVTFSIADQMFAVPMAPVQEIIRVPDVARLPLAPAALDGLANLRGRVLPIVNLRRVLHTGDRAHDDATRALVINLGQPLGFVVDRVASVVNVDRAEIEQASQVQSIVQAEYLSGVINRSGADGRRQLMPILDFQRLVEDQFSALQRATTGSLGGGERAFREEAADKAAEGADELRLVSFTVAGQEYGIDIAEVREIVQVPEHITGVPNTAHHVLGLISLRERLLPLVSLRSLFGLPTLDADESHRIVVVAVPGGGQVGLLTDAVKEVLTLQHTEAEPVPAVLAGNARLQEFERICRLDDGKRLVAVISVERLLGLDAMREALDAAAQTPSLSTPEEPGMTRDTPIDDDTQVVIFRLGAEEFGVPIMSVQEIVRVPEVLTRVPHTPPFVEGVINLRGIVLPVIDQRARLGLGSIERNEGQRIMVFNFGGMRTGFIVDSVAEVLRICRQHIEQAPDLSAQQRRVIHRVAKLDGGARLVMLIDPTQLLLANEAQAVTAMAQPDAAAEPRPLPLAA
- a CDS encoding methyl-accepting chemotaxis protein yields the protein MKSREATAPVPPALVAKGISKTVARDAEANRKRARTLAKQQQAAERVAAASSQMAAGINEAASAAEELKRAADQIASGAEEAAGAAQQSLAAITQVSGAITRQLSAANVAQTKAENGQALVARINLEVQATVTNVTQAARRQAESVKMVAELERQAANIGDIVKAVARIADQTNLLALNAAIEAARAGQHGKGFAVVADEVRTLAETSEKSAKQIQSLVGQIQGEVKTIATGINETADSIQSEVEKSDVILRQLEQIRVEAAEIVAGAVEIASAAQQSATASQQALKGAEQIASAAAEQSSASEEAAKTVQEQSMALQECEQTAHSLSEIADELKNSTNISKSAEEVASSAEELSSAVQEINRSASQIMVALDQIRKGAQTQAAATAQSAAAISQIEKGAQLAEQRASVGLEKASAIRGLMDDNKTNIDRLITSISTGVDSTRASAQQIKELELVSRRIDKIVDAITQVSIQTNMLAVNGNIEAARAGEYGKGFVVVATDIRNLAHDSAENAERIKDLVKGIQDQIGAVGRDLSEIMGAALLEVEKARAITANLLTMQDDVAAIVKGNAEAQNSAQEIVVALGQVKAGVDQVSAAATQAEKSAEQAAAAARQQSQGTEELSSAIEEIASLADELQSN
- a CDS encoding sugar phosphate nucleotidyltransferase; the encoded protein is MSACIVLAGGRGTRLAGEVPHLPKCLAPVAGQPFLHWQLRALRRAGITDVVLSLGHLHEAVLRWCEQAGAQPHGPTDGLRLRCVVELQPLGTGGAVRHAMAQLGLAEALVTNGDTLLDGPLAPMQAPLQPGEWLRLATVQVADRSRFGGVAVAADGRVIGFTEKGGGGPGCINAGLYRVGAGALALAPAVASFSLEADWLPALAARGALRAAALAGGFIDMGVPDDYHRLQAQMTLSIMSDRL
- a CDS encoding D-sedoheptulose-7-phosphate isomerase is translated as MTRLQAGLVESMAVKQAMLDDRPLLQTLLQLADRIVRSLREGGRVLWAGNGGSAADAQHLAAEFVSRFAFDRPGLPALSLATDTSMLTAIGNDYGYEQLFRRQLQAQARPGDVFVGITTSGRSPNVLAAFDACPALGVHAVALCGLGGELEGRVQTLLRVPSRHTARIQEAHITLGHLLCAEVELRMFPEQAAAAAERH